Proteins from a single region of Allofrancisella inopinata:
- a CDS encoding YfhL family 4Fe-4S dicluster ferredoxin, producing the protein MALLITDDCINCDICEPECPNQAISQGEEYYEIDPAKCTECVGHFLESQCTKVCPIRCIIIDPNYMETKEQLLEKYKNLAR; encoded by the coding sequence ATGGCTTTGTTGATAACAGATGACTGCATTAATTGTGATATTTGTGAGCCAGAGTGTCCTAATCAGGCTATATCTCAGGGAGAGGAGTATTATGAAATTGATCCTGCAAAATGTACAGAATGTGTAGGACATTTTCTTGAGTCTCAGTGTACAAAAGTTTGTCCTATAAGATGCATAATTATTGATCCAAATTATATGGAAACGAAAGAACAACTCTTGGAAAAATATAAAAATTTGGCTCGGTAA
- the coaD gene encoding pantetheine-phosphate adenylyltransferase, with protein sequence MNNKIAIYPGTFDPITNGHVDLVDRALNIFDEIVIAVSTAYGKKTLFDIDHREKIVKTVFKDNPKVKVISFQGLLVDTAAKYQACSIVRGLRAVSDFDYEYQLASINNKLNANIQTIFLTPSEKFSCISSTMVRAVAIHDYRRLGEFVPEFVFQEIEKKYKGVINGFVDNR encoded by the coding sequence ATGAATAATAAAATAGCTATTTACCCTGGGACTTTCGATCCAATTACAAATGGACATGTTGATTTAGTTGATAGAGCTTTAAACATTTTTGATGAAATAGTAATAGCTGTATCAACAGCTTATGGTAAAAAAACTTTATTTGATATAGATCATCGTGAGAAAATTGTCAAAACAGTGTTTAAAGATAACCCAAAAGTTAAAGTTATAAGCTTCCAGGGGCTATTAGTGGACACAGCAGCTAAGTATCAAGCATGCTCTATTGTTAGGGGGTTAAGAGCCGTTTCAGATTTTGATTATGAATATCAGTTGGCTAGTATTAATAACAAATTAAATGCAAATATCCAAACCATATTTTTAACACCTAGTGAAAAATTTTCTTGTATTTCTTCAACAATGGTAAGAGCTGTAGCAATACATGATTATAGACGTCTAGGGGAGTTTGTGCCAGAGTTTGTATTTCAAGAAATAGAAAAAAAATATAAAGGTGTGATAAATGGCTTTGTTGATAACAGATGA
- the sufT gene encoding putative Fe-S cluster assembly protein SufT — protein MKPTDVTIIRRQVKAIAVPFGNEVELMPGQEVLVTQDKGGSFTLNVNGNLLHLDGKDADAIGKQIVRYPVEDYDIKAGDPINMDAIWDQMKTVYDPEIPVNIVDLGLIYNVVTRKLESSNYHVIIDMTLTAPGCGMGPVLMTDVEKRVAMLPNVDKVDVVMVFDPPWNSEMMTEEAKLELGLF, from the coding sequence ATGAAACCCACAGATGTAACAATAATAAGAAGACAAGTAAAAGCAATAGCAGTACCGTTTGGTAATGAGGTTGAGCTAATGCCAGGACAAGAGGTACTTGTAACTCAAGATAAAGGTGGAAGTTTTACTTTAAACGTTAATGGTAATCTACTTCACTTAGATGGAAAAGATGCTGATGCAATTGGTAAGCAAATAGTAAGATACCCTGTTGAAGATTATGATATAAAAGCAGGTGACCCTATTAATATGGATGCCATTTGGGATCAGATGAAGACTGTCTATGATCCAGAAATTCCAGTAAATATAGTGGACTTAGGTTTGATCTATAACGTTGTAACTAGGAAGTTAGAAAGTAGTAATTATCATGTAATAATAGATATGACTCTTACAGCACCAGGATGTGGTATGGGTCCTGTGTTAATGACAGATGTTGAAAAAAGAGTAGCAATGTTACCAAATGTAGATAAGGTTGATGTCGTAATGGTTTTCGATCCTCCTTGGAATTCTGAAATGATGACAGAAGAGGCAAAACTAGAGTTAGGTTTGTTTTAA
- a CDS encoding HesB/IscA family protein, with protein sequence MVEIFNPTNNILEVTESAAKHFKKHLEKHPQSIGVYIGTKVMGCSGLSYDIDFVDSKPLETTELVQHGLKFFVSDKSKDFLDGLKIDYVKHEFGLYKLEYTNPNESARCGCGESFTV encoded by the coding sequence ATGGTAGAAATTTTTAATCCCACAAATAATATATTAGAAGTTACAGAATCAGCTGCGAAGCATTTTAAGAAACACCTAGAAAAACACCCGCAAAGTATAGGAGTTTACATTGGCACAAAAGTTATGGGATGTTCGGGCCTATCTTATGATATAGATTTTGTTGATAGTAAGCCATTAGAGACTACAGAATTAGTACAACATGGTTTAAAGTTTTTTGTATCTGATAAATCTAAAGATTTTCTTGATGGATTAAAGATAGATTATGTTAAACATGAGTTTGGCTTATATAAATTAGAATACACTAATCCAAACGAGTCAGCTCGTTGTGGTTGCGGTGAAAGCTTTACAGTTTAG
- a CDS encoding aminotransferase class V-fold PLP-dependent enzyme: protein MIDIDNIRKDFPFLAQSVNNKPVVFFDTGASAQKPQVVIDAVANAYAFSYANVHRGVYFLSQEASDRYENVRSIVKEFINAKSQNEIVMTKGSTEAINLVANSLGNAVLHEEDEIVVTEMEHHANFVPWQMLCKNKNFSFKVAKITDNGELDVDNLLSLITAKTKVLAITLCSNVLGTINPVKEIIRKVKNINPNILVLVDGAQAVIHTKVDVQDLGCDFFVFSSHKLYGPTGVGVLYGKYDLLKQLPPYNYGGDMVEDVTIEKTTFALPPYKFEAGTPDIVGVIGFGRAIEYVNSIGMENVANYEQKLLNYATFELENIEGLHIIGKAKHKAAVITFTVEGCNAGDIGELLAIKGICVRTGKHCAHPLLYRFGVTSTVRISFGMYNTFQEIDLGITALKKVISQLK, encoded by the coding sequence ATGATCGATATTGATAACATCAGAAAAGATTTCCCTTTTCTAGCTCAAAGTGTAAATAATAAGCCGGTAGTTTTTTTTGATACAGGAGCTTCAGCACAAAAGCCTCAAGTGGTGATTGATGCAGTAGCTAATGCTTATGCTTTTAGTTATGCAAATGTGCATAGAGGAGTCTACTTTTTAAGTCAAGAAGCTAGTGATAGATATGAGAATGTTCGTTCTATAGTTAAAGAATTTATTAACGCAAAATCTCAGAATGAAATAGTAATGACAAAAGGTTCTACAGAAGCTATTAATTTGGTAGCTAATTCATTGGGTAATGCTGTTTTACACGAAGAAGATGAGATAGTAGTAACTGAAATGGAGCATCATGCAAATTTTGTACCTTGGCAGATGTTATGCAAGAACAAAAACTTTAGCTTTAAAGTTGCTAAAATTACTGATAATGGCGAGCTTGATGTAGATAATTTGTTATCTTTAATTACTGCTAAAACTAAGGTTTTGGCTATCACGCTTTGCTCGAATGTATTAGGTACGATTAATCCTGTAAAAGAGATTATTCGTAAGGTTAAGAACATTAATCCTAATATCCTTGTATTGGTTGACGGAGCCCAGGCTGTAATCCATACTAAAGTAGATGTTCAAGACTTAGGTTGCGATTTTTTTGTTTTCTCTAGCCATAAACTTTATGGTCCTACAGGGGTTGGTGTTTTATATGGAAAATATGATTTATTAAAACAATTGCCTCCTTATAACTATGGTGGTGATATGGTTGAAGATGTAACTATTGAGAAAACTACATTTGCATTACCTCCATACAAATTTGAGGCTGGCACACCAGATATTGTTGGAGTTATTGGTTTTGGTCGAGCAATTGAGTATGTGAACTCTATAGGTATGGAAAATGTTGCTAATTATGAACAAAAGCTTTTAAATTATGCGACTTTTGAGCTGGAAAATATAGAAGGCTTACATATTATTGGAAAAGCAAAGCATAAGGCAGCGGTGATTACTTTTACTGTAGAAGGATGTAATGCTGGCGATATTGGAGAATTACTTGCTATAAAAGGAATTTGTGTACGTACAGGTAAACATTGCGCGCATCCATTGTTGTACAGGTTTGGGGTTACTTCAACAGTTAGAATATCATTTGGTATGTATAATACATTCCAAGAGATAGACCTGGGTATAACTGCTCTGAAAAAAGTAATATCTCAATTAAAATAG
- a CDS encoding L-serine ammonia-lyase, whose amino-acid sequence MESTFELFSIGVGPSSSHTIGPMRAGYDFVNIYKEHLPKTSRMQIDLYGSLALTGKGHKTDYAVILGVMGFLPESVDIELAKKLYSNCLTSEKLELNQQFTIDFNYNKDLIFHYDEFLPEHANGMRFSLFAEDKLLCEKEYFSIGGGFIVDKKQIKKDAVPTEKPCDKPYKFASMAELRQLCEKEQKSIDQIMFENEKVAYGEELSRIKLKEIWQAMNNSIERGLNCPEMVLPGGLKVRKRAPSMIKKLREKNVVNTDFNYLNAYAIAVNEQNACGERIVTAPTNGAAGVVPAVLKYYIETHKELTEAELEENIDKYLLICAAIGILYKSGASISAAEVGCQGEIGVACSMAAAGYCALLGGDIESIESAAEIAMEHNLGLTCDPIGGLVQIPCIERNAMGAVQAINAAKLAYLDTGEKRFVGLDYVIKVMYQTGLDMSSKYKETSLGGLAINVPVC is encoded by the coding sequence ATGGAAAGTACTTTTGAGCTTTTTTCTATCGGTGTGGGGCCATCTTCTTCTCATACTATAGGGCCAATGAGAGCAGGCTATGACTTTGTAAACATTTATAAAGAACATCTACCAAAAACAAGCCGTATGCAGATAGATTTATATGGCTCTCTTGCTTTGACAGGAAAAGGTCATAAGACTGATTATGCGGTTATTTTAGGTGTTATGGGTTTTTTACCAGAATCAGTAGATATTGAGCTAGCTAAAAAATTGTACAGCAATTGCTTGACTAGCGAAAAGTTAGAACTAAATCAACAATTCACTATCGATTTTAATTATAACAAAGATCTAATTTTCCATTATGATGAATTTTTACCTGAGCATGCTAACGGTATGCGTTTTTCGTTGTTTGCTGAGGATAAACTTCTTTGCGAAAAAGAATATTTCTCTATAGGGGGAGGCTTTATAGTAGATAAAAAACAAATTAAAAAAGATGCAGTACCTACAGAAAAACCTTGTGATAAGCCATATAAGTTTGCAAGTATGGCAGAGCTTCGTCAGCTGTGTGAAAAGGAGCAAAAAAGCATTGATCAAATAATGTTTGAAAATGAAAAAGTAGCCTATGGTGAAGAGCTCTCACGTATTAAATTAAAAGAAATCTGGCAAGCTATGAACAATTCAATTGAGAGAGGGCTAAACTGTCCAGAGATGGTGTTACCTGGTGGATTAAAAGTGCGAAAAAGAGCTCCTAGCATGATCAAAAAACTTAGAGAAAAAAATGTTGTTAATACAGATTTTAATTATTTAAACGCATATGCTATAGCTGTAAATGAGCAAAATGCATGTGGTGAGCGTATAGTTACAGCACCTACAAATGGAGCTGCAGGAGTTGTACCAGCAGTATTAAAATATTATATTGAGACACACAAAGAATTAACAGAAGCTGAGCTTGAAGAAAATATCGATAAATATTTACTTATTTGTGCAGCGATAGGGATTTTATATAAGTCAGGAGCATCTATTTCAGCAGCAGAAGTAGGTTGCCAAGGTGAGATAGGTGTAGCTTGTTCAATGGCTGCAGCTGGATATTGTGCTTTACTGGGTGGCGATATAGAGTCTATAGAATCAGCCGCTGAGATAGCTATGGAGCATAATCTAGGGCTTACTTGTGATCCTATAGGAGGATTGGTGCAGATTCCATGTATTGAGCGTAACGCTATGGGGGCTGTACAGGCGATAAATGCTGCTAAACTTGCTTATCTTGATACGGGTGAGAAACGTTTTGTTGGCTTAGATTATGTCATAAAAGTTATGTATCAAACAGGTTTGGATATGTCTAGCAAATATAAAGAAACATCTTTAGGTGGTTTAGCTATTAACGTTCCAGTATGTTAG
- a CDS encoding M48 family metallopeptidase: protein MENVKIVYKNIKSLKLALDAIGNVVVTSPQSFSKKEIFDLLDTRKAWIEKHRNRITANKKYLYSLYTLDQASQAFFLGKGYKVELVESKQNLLVEKENSLVFYLNPSVIDNRKFKLELLEEFYKDRADIILNNLVAKYLKITNQEVQRVVIKKVKTRWGSCNHTKKIINLNIDLILRDIKAIEYVILHEVAHLTHPNHSKDFYSYIANYMPDWKVREKSLK, encoded by the coding sequence ATGGAAAATGTAAAGATAGTCTATAAAAATATTAAAAGCCTTAAATTGGCTCTAGATGCAATAGGAAATGTAGTAGTAACTTCACCTCAAAGTTTCTCAAAGAAAGAGATTTTTGATCTTTTAGATACAAGAAAAGCTTGGATAGAAAAACATCGCAATAGGATTACTGCTAATAAGAAATACCTTTACAGTTTGTATACTTTAGATCAAGCAAGCCAGGCGTTTTTTCTTGGTAAAGGGTATAAGGTAGAACTTGTAGAATCAAAGCAAAATCTGCTTGTTGAGAAAGAAAATTCTTTAGTATTTTATTTGAATCCAAGTGTTATAGATAATAGAAAATTTAAATTAGAATTATTAGAAGAATTTTACAAAGATAGGGCAGATATTATTTTAAATAACTTAGTAGCTAAGTATCTAAAAATAACTAATCAAGAGGTACAAAGAGTCGTAATCAAAAAGGTTAAAACCAGGTGGGGATCTTGTAATCATACTAAAAAAATTATAAATCTTAATATTGATCTTATACTTAGGGACATTAAAGCTATTGAGTATGTTATACTTCATGAGGTAGCTCATCTAACACATCCAAATCATTCGAAAGATTTTTACTCTTATATAGCAAACTATATGCCAGACTGGAAAGTTAGGGAAAAAAGTCTAAAATAG
- a CDS encoding bifunctional metallophosphatase/5'-nucleotidase: protein MKRFLLSIFLPLFVLCAYAYDDMTVLSLNDFHGQVEPNKNMVGAAKIASFIKSYKKDHPNLVVVSAGDNYQGTAISNISHGAVVNAFFDYIGLKYSAVGNHDFDYGQRWFRNWYNDSGVRYLSANIDYNSSSILSYFRDLYNGDVSLDYIKPFGYHTFTNGKTVYFIGLSTLETPETTAKKNVSNLEFTNPVISANQWVSFIKDYKKNNLPKPDTIVLLTHIPSQQKGKDIYSSKRHDLNEQSEIYSVTKNVAGISAVLSGHSHMLVSGYLNNVAVVQGASQGKNISVLHYDCHTTANECKVTPEVINLSKATKNLPSDKGIKKILDSYTTTIKGELEKVITKAPSSLSNQAQDGYYNIPLTYTLADIIKTATVSNVALLNSHGIRRSLPSGDITYSMLYEMLPFDNTIVTLNIRGDDLLELIKHSLSPKEGEQLGVFAGINIDLDKAGNISKVLVGDQPLDLDRVYKIATIDFLITGGDGFVFKGVKNYKDSSVPARDLIIKYWSSHPAEITKGWQNINVKD from the coding sequence ATGAAAAGATTTTTATTAAGTATATTTTTACCGCTATTTGTTTTATGTGCTTACGCATATGATGATATGACAGTTTTATCATTAAACGACTTTCATGGCCAAGTTGAGCCAAATAAAAATATGGTAGGAGCTGCTAAAATAGCTAGTTTCATTAAAAGCTACAAAAAAGACCATCCTAATTTAGTAGTTGTGTCAGCTGGTGATAACTATCAAGGAACAGCAATTTCTAATATATCTCATGGCGCTGTAGTAAACGCTTTTTTTGATTATATAGGGCTTAAATACTCCGCTGTTGGTAATCACGATTTTGATTATGGTCAGCGTTGGTTTAGGAACTGGTATAATGATAGTGGTGTAAGATATTTATCTGCAAATATTGATTATAATAGTTCTTCGATTTTAAGTTATTTTAGAGATTTATATAATGGTGATGTATCACTAGACTATATTAAGCCTTTTGGCTACCATACATTTACTAACGGTAAAACTGTGTATTTTATTGGTTTGTCAACCCTTGAAACACCTGAAACTACAGCTAAAAAAAATGTTTCTAACCTTGAATTTACAAATCCTGTTATTAGCGCAAATCAGTGGGTATCCTTTATTAAGGATTATAAGAAGAATAACTTACCAAAACCAGATACGATTGTCTTACTTACTCATATACCAAGTCAGCAAAAGGGGAAAGATATTTACTCTTCAAAAAGACACGATTTAAATGAACAGTCGGAGATATATTCGGTTACTAAAAATGTTGCAGGTATTTCTGCTGTCTTATCGGGCCACAGCCATATGCTTGTTTCTGGCTACTTAAATAATGTGGCGGTTGTCCAAGGAGCAAGCCAAGGTAAAAATATTAGTGTACTTCATTATGATTGTCATACTACTGCTAATGAGTGTAAGGTTACACCAGAGGTTATAAATTTATCAAAAGCGACTAAAAACTTACCTAGTGATAAAGGGATAAAGAAGATATTAGATAGTTATACTACTACTATTAAAGGTGAGTTGGAGAAAGTTATCACTAAAGCACCATCTTCACTCTCTAACCAAGCTCAAGATGGATATTATAATATTCCATTAACTTATACTTTGGCTGATATAATCAAAACAGCAACAGTTAGTAATGTAGCTTTACTTAATTCGCATGGTATTAGAAGATCATTACCATCGGGTGACATCACTTATAGTATGCTTTATGAAATGCTACCATTTGATAATACGATTGTGACATTGAATATTAGAGGAGATGATCTTTTAGAGCTTATTAAACATAGTTTATCTCCAAAAGAAGGCGAGCAGCTGGGAGTTTTTGCTGGAATTAATATAGATTTAGATAAAGCAGGCAATATATCCAAGGTGCTTGTTGGAGACCAACCGTTAGATTTAGATAGAGTTTATAAAATTGCAACAATAGATTTTTTAATAACAGGCGGTGACGGGTTTGTATTTAAAGGTGTAAAAAACTATAAAGATAGTAGTGTCCCTGCTCGCGATTTAATAATAAAATACTGGAGTTCACATCCTGCAGAGATTACTAAAGGTTGGCAAAATATAAATGTCAAAGATTAG
- the pheA gene encoding prephenate dehydratase encodes MLKVSFQGEHGAYSEQAISSFLKLQGIEEFQAIPCLSFFDAIEETVSSRSNFVILPVENSLAGAVIPAYDELIKSNLKVKAEIVFKIQHCLMGLKDVKFSEIDAVISHPQALAQCSKSLKKLKLTPQAFADTAGAAKYIFEKQKGNYLAIASKLAAETYGLEIFQSEFEDEHFNYTRFLLMGYDNLELGAQVNTKLKTSIIFSVEDKTNALVNILNIFGKHNINLTKIESRPSRDRAWNYLFFIDFEGSEDDNHIQLALLEVLKKSTFLKVLGSYKTFQFN; translated from the coding sequence ATGCTTAAAGTATCTTTTCAGGGTGAACATGGAGCTTATTCTGAACAAGCAATATCAAGCTTTCTAAAGTTACAAGGAATAGAGGAATTTCAAGCTATTCCTTGCTTATCTTTTTTTGATGCTATAGAAGAGACTGTGAGTAGTAGGTCAAATTTTGTTATTTTGCCAGTAGAAAATTCTTTGGCAGGTGCTGTAATTCCTGCGTATGATGAGCTTATAAAAAGTAATTTGAAGGTTAAAGCCGAAATAGTTTTTAAAATACAGCATTGTTTAATGGGTTTGAAAGACGTGAAATTTTCTGAAATTGACGCTGTAATATCACATCCGCAGGCTTTAGCTCAATGCTCAAAGAGTCTTAAGAAACTTAAGCTTACTCCCCAAGCATTTGCTGATACCGCAGGGGCAGCTAAATATATCTTTGAAAAACAGAAAGGTAATTATCTAGCAATAGCAAGTAAACTTGCTGCAGAAACTTATGGTCTTGAGATTTTCCAAAGCGAATTTGAAGATGAGCATTTCAACTATACACGTTTTTTATTAATGGGTTATGATAACCTTGAGTTAGGTGCGCAAGTTAACACTAAACTTAAAACTTCAATCATTTTCTCCGTTGAAGATAAAACGAATGCGTTAGTAAATATTCTTAACATTTTTGGCAAGCATAACATTAACCTTACAAAAATTGAGTCTCGTCCATCTAGAGATAGAGCTTGGAATTATTTGTTTTTTATCGATTTTGAAGGTTCAGAAGATGATAATCATATTCAGTTGGCATTGTTAGAAGTGTTAAAAAAAAGCACTTTTTTGAAAGTATTAGGATCTTACAAAACATTTCAATTTAACTAG
- a CDS encoding lipase family protein: MISYSYRNDNDGTARYNYGNEILMHLPDKDAAILCELVYESKVFENIVSDRKLYNSSFASIIYRLDKKSLVEDYENLLSSDVQYALKNYPHHYYPVLAKYKLVATSSQLGNDIGYYGIAVAATGDKQNKGIYVINRGTRLNSLDGIYNDLIKTDLLNMTILGKGTPITMVSNHTKSGIEFVNSLLKNYNVKHIGFAGHSLGGSIAQMQAVYFVDKRLRGIRLSPSKGFEPFGIKNEADPFIKYNNEDGALYYLTLNPIKAFKSWQCKLAASNCDSWQGIADKLIINYASFKSNIDFTSFSRKGDIIANIAVSVGEKVLIESAGSYKDFKTLHEIANYRYQEYRPDGSLIETQVNKLNSDILKSSDNLEQKAKYRVCFNTSTFSNRVEV, translated from the coding sequence ATGATTTCGTACTCATACAGAAATGATAATGATGGTACAGCTAGATACAATTACGGAAATGAAATACTTATGCACCTACCAGATAAAGACGCTGCTATATTATGTGAGCTAGTGTATGAAAGTAAAGTTTTTGAAAACATTGTATCAGATAGGAAGTTATATAACTCTTCATTCGCTAGTATTATTTATAGACTTGACAAAAAATCACTTGTAGAAGATTATGAAAACCTGCTGTCATCAGACGTACAATATGCTTTAAAAAACTATCCTCATCATTACTATCCAGTATTAGCAAAATATAAGTTAGTAGCTACAAGTAGCCAATTAGGTAACGACATTGGTTACTATGGTATCGCAGTAGCAGCTACTGGAGATAAGCAAAATAAAGGTATATATGTAATAAACAGAGGTACAAGATTAAATAGTTTGGATGGTATCTATAATGATTTAATCAAAACAGATTTGTTAAACATGACAATTTTAGGTAAAGGTACACCAATTACAATGGTATCAAATCATACAAAATCAGGTATAGAATTTGTTAATTCCCTTCTTAAAAATTATAATGTTAAGCATATAGGCTTTGCAGGACATAGCCTGGGTGGCTCAATAGCACAAATGCAAGCAGTATACTTTGTAGATAAGAGATTGAGAGGGATTAGGCTATCACCATCAAAAGGATTTGAACCTTTTGGTATTAAGAATGAAGCAGACCCATTTATAAAATATAATAATGAGGACGGAGCACTTTACTATTTGACTTTAAATCCAATTAAAGCTTTTAAGTCATGGCAGTGTAAGTTAGCAGCTAGCAATTGTGATAGTTGGCAGGGTATAGCAGATAAATTAATAATTAATTATGCAAGCTTTAAGTCAAATATTGATTTTACATCTTTTAGTAGGAAAGGTGATATTATAGCTAACATAGCTGTAAGCGTAGGTGAAAAAGTGTTGATAGAGAGTGCTGGTAGTTATAAGGACTTTAAAACTCTTCATGAGATAGCTAACTATCGTTATCAAGAATATCGACCAGATGGTAGTTTAATAGAAACACAAGTAAATAAACTTAACTCAGATATTTTAAAATCAAGCGATAATTTAGAGCAAAAGGCTAAGTATAGAGTATGTTTTAATACTAGTACTTTTAGTAACCGAGTAGAGGTTTAG
- a CDS encoding APC family permease translates to MIKDKLTIGSLIAIGIGTIMGSGWMFSAQYTSEYAGPASIISWIIGALLMIFIALTFAESCTIVPVQGSTSRIPHITHGTLISYIFAWITWISYLVLAPIEVQAVLQYIAVFYPGLIDPQNSGALTMQGIPIAVVLLLVFCAFNFYSLRWLVKINNVITLFKILVPTTIALAFIVFCFSLPELKGRAIESNLEFMPFGINGILSAISLGGIGYAFIGFKAIVELAGNTNNPKKAIPVATLSTIFICLIVFLLLQVAYLLVISKYVHNNVWDLDTISKGYSSSFGAFALLARQFGQVWVMYLLYFGAILFPLVAGLLYFCVALNSLNAMVANGYMPRILNKINPTVNKPVYAIGLNFLVAMIMFAPFPGWKTMTAFLTSLISLTYLTGATSTLAMRYRLPDMERPFRLRAAFLISVLGVFASTLVFLWSGWSIVSKSGFAIFIAIFLLALYRNFGADKSARIFWNFKESIWFWFYIIAVTVVSYFSEFGGTGALDFYSAALILLLVSFITALLAKYYCLSSVEMKNGIKQALHHQREYLD, encoded by the coding sequence ATGATAAAAGACAAATTAACTATAGGTAGTCTTATAGCGATAGGTATAGGGACTATTATGGGTTCAGGCTGGATGTTTTCAGCCCAATATACTTCAGAATACGCAGGCCCGGCTTCAATAATTTCTTGGATTATCGGAGCCTTACTAATGATTTTTATAGCTTTAACTTTTGCTGAAAGTTGTACTATCGTACCAGTGCAAGGCTCAACTTCAAGAATTCCTCACATTACACATGGAACCTTAATAAGCTATATTTTTGCTTGGATCACGTGGATTTCATATTTAGTATTAGCTCCGATTGAAGTCCAAGCAGTATTACAATACATTGCGGTTTTTTATCCTGGTTTAATAGACCCACAGAACAGTGGCGCTTTAACAATGCAAGGCATTCCAATAGCTGTTGTTTTATTACTAGTTTTTTGCGCATTTAATTTTTATTCTTTACGTTGGTTGGTAAAAATAAATAATGTAATTACTTTGTTTAAAATTTTGGTTCCGACGACGATAGCATTGGCTTTTATAGTTTTTTGTTTCTCATTGCCAGAACTTAAAGGTAGGGCGATAGAGTCTAATTTAGAGTTTATGCCATTTGGTATAAATGGGATTTTATCAGCAATTTCGCTAGGAGGTATTGGTTATGCTTTTATTGGGTTTAAGGCTATAGTTGAATTGGCAGGAAATACTAACAACCCTAAGAAAGCTATTCCTGTTGCTACTTTAAGTACGATATTTATCTGTTTGATTGTATTTTTACTTTTGCAAGTAGCATATTTACTGGTTATATCTAAGTATGTCCATAATAACGTGTGGGACTTGGACACTATTTCAAAAGGTTACAGTTCAAGCTTTGGAGCTTTTGCCTTACTAGCAAGGCAGTTTGGTCAAGTTTGGGTTATGTATTTATTATATTTTGGAGCAATATTATTTCCACTGGTTGCAGGGCTTTTATATTTCTGTGTTGCTCTGAATTCATTAAATGCTATGGTGGCAAATGGTTATATGCCAAGAATACTTAACAAAATTAATCCAACTGTAAATAAACCAGTTTATGCTATAGGTTTAAATTTCTTGGTTGCTATGATTATGTTTGCACCTTTTCCAGGCTGGAAAACGATGACAGCTTTCCTTACATCATTAATATCATTGACTTATCTAACAGGTGCTACCTCAACTCTCGCAATGAGATATCGCTTGCCAGACATGGAAAGGCCATTTAGACTAAGAGCAGCTTTCTTAATATCAGTTTTAGGAGTTTTTGCATCTACATTGGTATTTTTATGGAGTGGCTGGTCAATTGTCTCAAAATCTGGGTTTGCGATTTTTATAGCTATTTTCTTATTAGCGTTGTATAGAAATTTTGGGGCAGACAAGTCAGCTAGAATTTTTTGGAATTTTAAAGAATCTATTTGGTTTTGGTTTTATATCATAGCAGTAACAGTGGTTTCGTATTTTAGTGAATTTGGTGGCACAGGAGCATTAGACTTTTACTCAGCAGCTTTAATATTGTTATTAGTAAGCTTTATTACAGCATTATTAGCTAAATACTACTGTTTATCTTCTGTGGAAATGAAAAATGGTATCAAACAAGCTTTGCATCACCAGAGAGAATATTTAGATTAA